Proteins found in one Drosophila innubila isolate TH190305 chromosome X, UK_Dinn_1.0, whole genome shotgun sequence genomic segment:
- the LOC117791566 gene encoding uncharacterized protein LOC117791566: protein MAFEVKYYHNQEKVFYTEDHVLVKNLFLVISGEELEQQELQKYFEKYGCVKQLHLFSSENKIIRTNDDDFANGARTGYVVFENPLHAANALKKKFHHIKRCRITVQPSYSWYQPDFEKIPDNSENVDPTEDAATTEPNDEGLAHQFEQLSISNRVRFARTSFRHRQIYEEMSPTLDKSIEFEMFYEMNARELRDFFKLSGRNVKQIEGRIPEQHCDIVCNLIKKYLINLESMTIWDTRFTSYNMLKIFANLNSIQNLKLIRCYLRNDDLQAIEHLNELKELDLSFNGMLTAKGLIYLPSSIESLTLRNYESMSDPEMLNSIFRKLPQLKNLHIPDFILKSPLFEQLIIDNCCESLETLSIGCDNNEVGDYHHIARIPNLKKLIMKVIPPILMTWLVKFRSQQLEHLDILSYTGCGINDDILPEIGKLSALRTLSLPAGNVITDHGLESLHNLQYLTEINIKDNRKITDNGVLQLILACPKLRVLNLEYCWTLTEQLLHDIVLNLQDNQDHRPLPIQLFMFGTKVNKLTLLNSDEADTNIIDVVF from the coding sequence ATGGCGTTTGAAGtaaaatattatcataatCAAGAGAAAGTGTTCTACACGGAGGATCATGTGTTGGTGAAGAATCTGTTTCTAGTGATTTCCGGAGAGGAgctggagcagcaggagcTTCAAAAGTATTTCGAGAAATATGGATGTGTTAAGCAATTGCATCTGTTTTcgagtgaaaataaaattataagaactaACGATGATGACTTTGCGAATGGAGCACGAACTGGCTACGTTGTCTTTGAGAATCCTCTTCATGCTGCCAATGCATTGAAGAAGAAGTTCCATCATATAAAGAGATGCCGTATAACAGTTCAGCCAAGTTATAGTTGGTATCAACCAGATTTCGAGAAAATACCGGATAATTCGGAAAATGTGGATCCCACTGAAGATGCTGCCACTACGGAACCGAATGATGAAGGCCTTGCTCATCAATTCGAACAATTATCGATATCTAATCGCGTTCGATTTGCCCGCACCAGTTTTCGTCATCGACAAATTTATGAGGAAATGTCGCCCACGCTGGACAAATCTATcgaatttgaaatgttttatgAAATGAATGCAAGGGAATTGcgtgatttttttaaactttccGGACGTAATGTAAAGCAAATCGAAGGAAGAATACCAGAGCAGCACTGTGACATTGTGtgcaacttaattaaaaagtatttaattaatttagagtCAATGACAATCTGGGACACCAGATTTACCTCGTACAAcatgttgaaaatatttgctaatCTAAATAGTATTCAAAATCTGAAATTAATTAGATGCTACCTCAGAAATGACGATCTGCAAGCGATCGAACATTTAAATGAGCTTAAGGAACTGGATCTTTCCTTTAATGGTATGTTAACTGCAAAgggtttgatttatttaccaAGTTCTATTGAGTCATTGACTCTGAGAAACTATGAATCAATGTCGGACCCGGAAATGTTGAATTCAATATTTCGCAAGCTACCGCAACTTAAAAACTTACACATACCAGACTTTATTCTCAAATCCCCATTGTTCGAACAGCTTATTATCGACAATTGCTGTGAATCTTTGGAGACTCTCTCCATTGGCTGCGACAATAACGAGGTTGGTGATTATCATCACATTGCAAGGATACCAAACCTGAAGAAACTAATAATGAAAGTAATACCTCCAATCCTAATGACATGGCTGGTGAAGTTTAGGTCCCAGCAGTTGGAACATTTAGATATACTTTCATATACTGGATGTGGTATAAATGACGATATCCTTCCAGAGATTGGAAAGCTGAGCGCATTGCGTACACTGAGTTTGCCAGCCGGTAATGTGATCACCGATCACGGCTTAGAGTCGCTACATAACTTGCAATATTTGACAGAAATCAATATCAAAGATAATCGGAAAATTACGGACAATGGTGTACTCCAACTGATCCTTGCCTGTCCCAAACTAAGAGTGTTAAATCTTGAATACTGCTGGACACTCACCGAACAGCTTCTTCACGATATTGTTTTGAATCTACAAGACAATCAAGATCATCGACCGCTTCCTATTCAACTATTTATGTTTGGCACCAAAGTCAATAAATTGACGCTACTTAATTCGGATGAGGCTGACACGAATATAATTGATgtagtattttaa